Proteins encoded together in one Penicillium digitatum chromosome 1, complete sequence window:
- a CDS encoding Hybrid signal transduction histidine kinase B: MGNSTPAEPAPAYEDLFHERGSSSRNGYTMVGQVDDTDAHRDVEQGHHLHHVPTPIAVTGDEPNQHIHCAECDRQRERKERRESSQKACGMVATTFILIFLFMMVVGIVGIMAWRDIRLKKFHG, translated from the exons ATGGGTAATTCAACACCCGCAGAGCCCGCTCCTGCCTACGAGGACTTATTTCACGAGCGCGGTTCCAGCTCACGGAATGGT TATACTATGGTCGGCCAAGTAGACGATACCGATGCACACCGAGATGTGGAACAGGGTCACCACCTGCATCACGTCCCTACCCCTATCGCAGTGACCGGTGATGAGCCGAATCAACACATCCATTGTGCAGAATGTGATCGGCAGCGGGAGCGCAAAGAGAGAAGGGAGAGTTCACAGAAAGCATGTGGCATGGTTGCGACGACATTTATCCTGATCTTTCTGTTCATGATGGTAGTAGGAATTGTTGGTATTATGGCATGGAGGGACATTCGTTTGAAAAAGTTTCATGGTTAG
- a CDS encoding putative glyoxalase family protein, whose translation MISGIAHINLSIPRDTLEQAEEFYGTTLGLTPSPVPEFQKGTILWFDIGSSGQQVHISFGSTDPLSSRHPCFKLSSREELEELKTNIYDHHVRGGAAAPLAADKPGEVNSGTQGKEYPTRFFARDFAGNRLEFTT comes from the exons ATGATTTCTGGAATCGCCCATATCAATCTCTCAATCCCTCGGGATACATTAGAACAAGCCGAGGAGTTCTACGGGACCACCCTCGGACTCACTCCGTCGCCGGTACCGGAATTCCAGAAAGGCACAATCCTGTG GTTCGATATTGGCTCCAGTGGACAGCAAGTGCATATTAGCTTCGGCTCGACCGATCCCCTCTCTAGCCGACACCCATGCTTCAAGTTGTCTTCCCGCGAGGAACTAGAGGAACTTAAAACAAACATCTATGATCACCATGTACGCGGTGGTGCTGCAGCTCCACTGGCTGCCGATAAGCCCGGCGAGGTAAACTCTG GGACTCAAGGGAAAGAATATCCCACCCGGTTCTTCGCTCGGGACTTTGCTGGAAATCGGCTTGAGTTTACTACATGA